From the genome of Malus domestica chromosome 04, GDT2T_hap1, one region includes:
- the LOC103433894 gene encoding probable protein phosphatase 2C 34, which produces MGYLSSMFSGLARSLLFKKGKNNGRDSGARGAAEAMAKVAKKNDMILRSSGIVNVDGSNNFASVFSKRGEKGVNQDCCIVWEEFGCQEDMMFCGIFDGHGPWGHFVAKQIRETMPPSLLCSWQETLGQTSIDLDSDLESDKKRHRFNIWKDSYIRTCAAIDHELEQHRRIDSFYSGTTALSIVRQGELIFIANVGDSRAVLATTLDDGSLTPVQLTVDFKPSLPQEEERIIQSNGRVFCLEDEPGVQRVWQPDGETPGLAMSRAFGDYCLKDFGLISVPEVSHRNITSKDQFVVLATDGVWDVISNQEAVQIVGSTADRAKAAKLLVECAAQAWKRKRRGIAMDDISAICLFFHSNSPLSESQQVHPISVATPK; this is translated from the exons ATGGGGTACTTATCCTCCATGTTCAGCGGATTGGCGCGATCCCTATTGTTCAAGAAAGGGAAGAACAATGGTCGGGATTCAGGTGCAAGAGGAGCTGCAGAAGCGATGGCAAAGGTGGCGAAGAAGAATGACATGATCCTACGCTCTTCGGGGATTGTCAATGTCGATGGTTCAAATAATTTTGCTTCTGTTTTCTCgaagagaggagagaaaggagtCAACCAGGATTGCTGCATTGTATGGGAG GAATTTGGGTGCCAAGAAGACATGATGTTTTGTGGGATTTTTGACGGGCATGGTCCATGGGGACATTTCGTGGCGAAACAGATAAGAGAAACAATGCCACCCTCTTTGTTGTGCAGTTGGCAAGAGACACTAGGTCAAACTTCTATTGACCTGGATTCGGACTTGGAGTCGGATAAAAAGCGTCACCGGTTTAACATATGGAAGGATTCCTATATCAGAACTTGTGCTGCCATTGATCACGAGCTTGAACAGCATCGTAGGATCGATTCCTTTTACAGTGGAACAACTGCCCTGAGTATTGTCAGACAG ggTGAGCTTATTTTCATAGCCAATGTTGGCGACTCTCGTGCTGTTTTGGCTACAACTTTAGACGATGGAAGCTTGACGCCGGTTCAGCTTACTGTCGATTTCAAGCCTAGTTTACCTC AGGAGGAGGAGCGAATAATTCAAAGCAATGGGCGGGTTTTTTGTTTAGAAGATGAGCCGGGAGTGCAAAGGGTATGGCAGCCGGACGGGGAAACACCCGGACTAGCCATGTCCAGAGCCTTTGGAGATTACTGTTTGAAGGACTTTGGTCTCATTTCTGTGCCTGAAGTGTCACATAGAAATATAACAAGCAAAGATCAGTTTGTTGTGTTGGCAACTGATGGG GTTTGGGATGTCATTTCGAATCAAGAAGCCGTGCAGATTGTAGGTTCGACGGCAGACAGGGCGAAGGCTGCAAAGCTTCTGGTGGAGTGCGCTGCGCAAGCATGGAAGCGGAAGAGGAGGGGAATAGCGATGGACGACATTTCTGCCATTTGCCTCTTCTTTCACTCTAATTCCCCTCTCTCTGAATCCCAGCAAGTGCACCCTATTAGTGTTGCCACCCCAAAATAA
- the LOC103408530 gene encoding CST complex subunit TEN1: MASSEITSGALVTLQDLHPSSPYFKQGASLRVTGKLHDYSVETVIATIVDGSERLKINTQHLRELSFRVGSIYQFIGELLIQPDNEAVLQARMGRNVDGIDLNLYHQSLQLLRQFQADHLKKPAT, translated from the exons ATGGCATCATCTGAGATAACATCGGGGGCATTGGTCACATTGCAAGATTTGCATCCATCTTCCCCATATTTCAAGCAAGGAGCATCGTTACGAGTAACCGGAAA GTTACACGATTACTCTGTAGAGACAGTCATTGCCACAATCGTCGATGGAAGTGAGAGGTTAAAAATCAACACGCAGCACCTCCGGGAGCTCAGCTTTCGAGTTGGATCCATCTACCAGTTCATCGGCGAGCTGCTTATTCAACCGGATAATGAG gCAGTGTTGCAGGCGCGTATGGGAAGGAATGTTGACGGCATTGACCTCAATCTATATCATCAGTCTCTGCAACTGTTAAGACAATTTCAGGCCGACCATTTGAAGAAGCCAGCAACTTAA
- the LOC103433897 gene encoding ABC transporter G family member 11-like, with amino-acid sequence MPYETEKTKSSAAAAAAGHGMMEIEAGKPSGNGVVAGGLSHLSETLWREKTSLEIVGDVSARLTWKDLTVMVTLNNGETQKVLEGLTGYAEPGTFTALMGPSGSGKSTLLDALSSRLAANAFLSGTILLNGRKRKLSFGTAAYVTQDDNLIGTLTVRETISYSARLRLPDKMAWSEKRALVESTIIEMGLQDCADTVIGNWHLRGISGGEKRRVSIALEILTRPRLLFLDEPTSGLDSASAFFVTQTLRALARDGRTVIASIHQPSSEVFELFDQLYLLSSGKTVYFGQAADAYGFFAQAGFPCPALRNPSDHFLRCINSDFDKVKATLKGSMELRFEASDDPLEKITTAEAIRVLIDSYRSSQYSYAAREKVEEISKVKGTVLDSGGSQASFFMQAFQLSKRSFINMSRDFGYYWLRLVIYIVVTVCIGTIYLNVGTGYSSILARGSCASFVFGFVTFMSIGGFPSFVEDMKVFQRERLNGHYGVTAFVISNTLSAMPFLILITFLAGTVCYFMVRLHPGFEHYLFFVLCLYASVTVVESLMMAIASIVPNFLMGIIIGAGIQGIFMLVSGYFRLPNDIPKPVWRYPMSYISFHFWALQGQYQNDLSGLLFDNQTPDLPKIPGEYILENVFQINTARSKWIDLSVILSMIVVYRIIFFIMIKFSEDVTPWIRGYMARRRIQQKNGNQNTTVAPDGLTQSPSLRNHARR; translated from the exons ATGCCATACGAAACTGAAAAAACGAAGAGTTCAGCGGCAGCGGCGGCGGCAGGGCATGGTATGATGGAGATAGAAGCGGGAAAGCCCTCAGGAAACGGGGTTGTGGCCGGAGGGCTGAGCCATCTGAGTGAGACTCTGTGGAGGGAGAAGACAAGTTTGGAGATTGTGGGAGATGTGTCTGCAAGGCTGACGTGGAAGGATCTGACGGTGATGGTGACTCTGAACAACGGCGAGACGCAGAAGGTGTTGGAGGGTTTGACTGGTTACGCTGAGCCTGGAACTTTCACGGCTCTCATGGGGCCTTCTGGTTCTGGGAAGTCTACTTTGCTTGATGCTCTGTCGAGTCGGTTGGCCGCCAATGCTTTTCTTTCTGGTACTATTCTGCTCAATGGCCGCAAACGGAAGCTCTCTTTTGGCACTGCT GCCTATGTGACCCAAGATGACAATTTGATTGGAACTTTAACGGTGCGAGAGACGATTTCTTATTCGGCAAGGCTAAGGCTGCCGGATAAGATGGCTTGGTCGGAAAAGCGGGCACTGGTTGAGAGTACAATCATAGAGATGGGTCTGCAGGATTGCGCCGACACAGTTATTGGAAATTGGCATTTGCGTGGGATCAGTGGGGGAGAGAAGAGAAGGGTCAGCATTGCTCTTGAAATCTTGACGAGGCCTAGATTGCTCTTCCTGGATGAGCCAACAAGCGGACTTGATAG TGCTTCGGCGTTTTTCGTGACTCAGACATTGCGTGCCCTGGCACGAGACGGAAGGACTGTCATAGCCTCAATTCACCAGCCCAGTAGTGAAGTCTTTGAACTGTTTGATCAACTGTACTTGCTTTCTAGTGGCAAAACAGTCTATTTTGGTCAGGCGGCAGACGCATATGGG TTCTTTGCACAAGCCGGCTTTCCGTGCCCTGCTTTGAGGAACCCATCTGATCATTTTCTTAGATGCATAAACTCCGACTTCGACAAAGTAAAGGCCACACTGAAAGGGTCCATGGAACTCAGG TTTGAGGCAAGTGATGACCCGTTGGAGAAGATTACCACTGCTGAAGCTATAAGAGTTCTTATTGACTCCTATCGTTCTTCTCAATACTCGTACGCAGCTAGAGAAAAAGTTGAGGAGATATCGAAAGTT AAAGGAACCGTGCTAGATTCTGGAGGAAGTCAGGCTAGTTTCTTTATGCAGGCCTTCCAATTGTCCAAGCGTTCGTTTATCAATATGTCGAGGGACTTTGGATACTACTGGCTCAGGCTCGTCATTTACATTGTCGTCACAGTTTGTATCGGAACCATTTATTTGAATGTGGGAACGGGTTACAGTTCGATTCTG GCACGGGGTTCGTGTGCATCATTCGTCTTTGGTTTTGTCACGTTCATGTCAATTGGCGGGTTTCCTTCCTTCGTAGAGGATATGAAG GTTTTCCAAAGAGAGAGGCTGAATGGCCACTACGGCGTTACTGCATTTGTCATCAGCAACACGCTCTCTGCAATGCCATTCCTGATACTGATTACCTTTCTCGCCGGAACTGTTTGTTACTTCATGGTCCGGCTCCACCCGGGCTTTGAGCATTATCTCTTCTTTGTGTTGTGCCTTTATGCAAGTGTCACCGTCGTTGAGAGCTTGATGATGGCGATAGCCAGCATCGTCCCCAACTTCCTCATGGGCATTATCATAGGGGCTGGAATTCAG GGTATCTTCATGCTAGTCTCCGGGTACTTCAGGCTCCCGAATGACATCCCAAAACCCGTCTGGCGTTACCCTATGTCATACATCAGCTTCCACTTCTGGGCTTTACAG GGACAATACCAGAATGACCTGAGCGGCTTATTGTTCGACAACCAGACACCGGACCTTCCTAAGATTCCCGGCGAGTACATCCTGGAAAATGTGTTCCAGATTAACACAGCCAGATCGAAATGGATAGACCTGAGTGTGATCTTGAGCATGATTGTCGTGTACCggatcatcttcttcatcatgaTCAAGTTCAGCGAGGATGTGACGCCGTGGATTCGAGGTTACATGGCGAGGCGAAGAATACAACAGAAGAATGGAAACCAGAACACAACAGTTGCTCCCGATGGCCTCACACAGTCACCTTCTTTGAGGAACCATGCAAGAAGGTAG